The sequence TCTATCTGGTCATCGGTAGGCTTGCGCGTCGTAAGTCTCTGCATCGCCAGGCCTGGGATCAGGATAAGCTTAAAAACGGAAACATGCCGATAGCGATCCCCTAATTTCAGCATCTCGTAGGAAAGGCCTGCGATCAGCGGTATCAGTACCACTCGTGCCAGCGCTTTGGCCCACAAGGGCCAGATCTGGGGGATCTGTGCGAAAACAACGATGGAAAGTACCATGACGATGAGCAGGAAGCTGGTCCCGCACCTGGGATGCATGGGGCTGTGCTTTTTCGCATTTTCCACAGTCAGCTCTTCCCCGGCCTCCATGGCGTAGATACTCATGTGTTCAGCACCATGATACTGGAAAACCCTTCGGATATCCCTGGCCATGGTAATTGCTCCCAGGTACAGGAAGAACACCACCAGCCTCAGGATCCCGTCTACCGTGTTGAAGGCCCACTGCCCCGCAACCCAGTGAAAATAGGTTTCCATCAAACGTGTAGCCCAGAGGGGGAGGAGGAGGAAAAGGGAAATTGCCAGAGCAAAGGCTGCTGCAATGGTGCCGGCCATAGCCCACGGTCCAATTTCGCCTTCATCCTCTTCCAGAGCTTCCTGGGCACTGTAGTTTAGAGCCCTGATCCCTAACAGGAGCGTTCCAAAAAGGGATACGGTACCCCTTAAAACAGGCCACTTGAGGAAGGCCCAATGGTCAGAAAGGAGGTTCAGTGTCTCCTTCATTACGGAGATCTCTCCGGTGGGCTTTCTCACGGCAACCGTCATGGTTCTGGGGGCTCTCATCATAACCCCCTCGATCACGGCCTGGCCGCCTATTTTATGCTCGTGTTGTTTCGACAATTACAAATCCCTCATTGTCACTCGCATTGCCTTGACACGGGGACGGAGAGACACGGGGACACGGAGTAAATCTTACACCGCGTCACCCCTTCCCCGCGTCGCCGCGTCAGATGACCTTTTCCGAATAATGGACACACCATCCCCTTGACAGAGATTAGGTTTGGATCGCTCTGGTAAAGGTGCTGCCGAAAGTCTTCTATGGCGGGGGGAACAAACTGGTATTTCGCCGCTCGGGTGATCACCCCTACCGGATCTTGACAGAAGGCAGGATGCTGTACCTGAGCGCCCACAGAATATTATTTCTGCTCGTATCGCCTCTTGAACTTCTCGACCCGTCCAGCCGCATCCAATATCTTCTGTTTGCCGGTATAGAACGGATGGCAATTAGAACAGATATCTACGGTCTTGCTGTCAATGGTGGAGCCAGTCTCGTAGGAAGCGCCACAGGCACATTTAAAAGTAGCCTCTTTGTATTCGGGGTGCAGATCTTTTTTCATCAGTACTACTCCTTGGTCTTAAAATTCTTAAAAAGAACAAAAATTAATAACACAGAAGCATGCTTATGGCAAATTCGAATGACGGCTTCTGTGATGTTTCCAGGGCGCCGAGAAGGGTTCAGATGCAAAGCCAGAGTCTGCTTTTTTAAAACTTGGAACTTGGAACTCGGAACCTGGAACTGTGAATAACGGCCCATGGCCGTTATTCACTCATCATGTCAAAGAATTCCTGGTTATTCTTGGTCCCATTGAGCTTATCCAGCAGGAATTCAAGGCTGTCCACAACGCTCATGGAAGCGAGAACCTTGTGCAGGATCCAGATGCGGTTGAGCTCTTCTTCAGAAACAATATGCTCCTCTTTCCGGGTTCCGGATTTGCTGACGTCGATGGCGGGATATATCCGCTTTTCCACCGGCCTGCGGTCCAGGTGAAGCTCCATGTTCCCGGTTCCCTTGAACTCCTCAAAGATCACCTCGTCCATTCGGCTCCCCGTGTCAACAAGTGCCGTTGCGATGATCGTCAGGCTGCCCCCTTCTTCTATGTTCCTTGCAGCTCCGAAGAACCGCTTGGGCCGATGCAGGGCGTTGGAATCCACGCCGCCTGAAAGGACCTTTCCGCTGGGAGGCTGAACTGTGTTATAGGCTCGGGCGAGGCGGGTTATGCTGTCCAGGAGTACAACAACGTCCTTTCCATGCTCTACCAGGCGCTTGGCCTTTTCTATGACCATCTCCGAAACCTGCACATGGCGCGTGGCCGGTTCGTCAAAGGTGGAGGAGACCACTTCACCGTTCACCGATCTGAGCATATCGGTAACCTCCTCCGGCCGCTCATCGATGAGAAGAACGATCAGGAAGATTTCAGGATGGTTCTCGCTGATGCTGTTGGCGATGCTCTGCAGGAGCATCGTTTTGCCGGTCCTGGGCGGGGCAACGATGAGACCGCGCTGTCCCTTGCCTATAGGCGTTATGAGATCCATGATGCGCATGGAAAAATTTCTCGGATCCTTGGGCTCCAGGTGGATCCTCTCGTCAGGATGAAGAGGTGTCAGGTTGTCGAACAGGATCTTGTCTTTGGCTGCCTCGGGGGACTCAAAGTTGAGACCCTCCACCTTGAGGAGAGCAAAATACCGCTCGCCCTCTTTGGGCGGACGTATCTCGCCAGTAACAGTATCCCCCGTGCGCATGACGAAACGCCTGATCTGGGATGGTGAGACGTAGATATCGTCCGGTCCGGGCAGGTAGTTGGAGTCCGGTGACCGCAAAAATCCGAATCCGTCCGGGAGGATCTCCAGGACCCCGCTTCCGTAGATCGATTTGTTCTTCTCGGCCTGGGCCTGCAGCATGGCGAAGATCAGATCCTGCTTGCGCATACCGCTGACACCCTCGATCTTGAACTCCTTGGTAGCCAGTTTGGTCAGCTCACCGATGGACATTTCCTTTAGTTCAGTCAGATCCATATTATCCTTAGCTCCTTGTGCTCCCTGTTTGTTACGGCCTCTCCCAAAGCCGATAAAAAATCAAGCATCCACCGGATTATTTACGGTGTTGTTCGGGCAGGTAAATGCTTTGGTATTTCCGGGTGATTAACATGAGGGCTATTTCCAGGTTTTTCCAGGGCAACCGTTTCAGGACGGGATATCGCAGATAACCTCGGGAATTTTACGGAATACCTTTCATTGGCCGGGTGTTGGCCGCAGGTTCCTTTGCGGCAGATGATTATATGTACTTAACGTCAAGGGCTAGCGTTGTCAACCCCTTATTGCGGCTTAAACAGCTTGCGATATTACTATATTCACACTGCGATGGGAACATCTCCCCGCCGATTATCTGATTTGACAGGAGTTGGCGCCCATCCTTCGTGCCTCCAGCAAGGCACCCTCCACTCTCTCAATAAGCGTTTTTTCCTCCTCCCCTGCACGATAAACGGAAAGACCGATGCTCAGGTTGAGGTCCGAACTTCCCCCTGATGACAGGATTCCGAAAGACTTGATGATCCGCTCTGCCAGGCTTTTCGCGGCTTGCTCATCATCACCGACCAGGAGAACATACCACTTGGCCCCCACTCGGCAGGGGACATCCAGCTTGCCCAACTGGCTGTTGATGGCCTCGGAAACCTCCACCAGGAGATCATCCCCCTTGACGTGTCCGTACATGGTATTGAACTCTTTGAACCGGTTGAGGTTTATCATCATCATGGCAACGCAGGATTTCAGTTTTTCGGCGCGCATGATCTCCCTGTGGAGCTCCTCATGCCAGAACTTGAAACTGAACAGTCCTGTAAGGGGGTCGATGTTGGTCATGGAAAAGACCTTGTCGTCCAGGCTTCCGTGATCCAGGATCAAGGTGCAAAGCCTGGCCATGTCGGTCAGCCTCTTACGCAATTCTTCATCGACCACGACCTCTTCACCCCAGGAAAGATAGAAAAGGCCCGCCGGCTTGCCCCTGATAGAAAGGGGAAGCGCTAAAAGAGTATTGAAGTCATGCTGAAAGATATATCCGTCCGTGTTTTTTCTGCTGTCATTTCTTGCAATCAGGATAGGTTCCCAGTGGGTCGCCATTTCCTTCACCAGGCCCTGGAAGGGGCTGGTATGGAATTTTTTCAGAAATTCGTAACCCCACCCCCTTGCCGTCACAACTTTGAAGGACTCGGCCCGGGCGTCCACCAGGATGATGGCAGCTGCCAGACATTTAAATGAGTCCTGAATCCCCTGGAGTGCGAAACCCAGGGTCTTCTCGCTGTTGGAGGTGGTGTTCACCTTTTCGAGGATAGCCCGGATCAGGTCCAGTTCGCTTTGTGAATCCACGGCCCGCCTCCTTTCCCGAATATGAGAAAGTTCGCCGGAAGCCAGGTGGGCGTCTCCGGCAAGTCCAAGTCCCTGAACTCAATTATACCAGAAACAGGTGACACGAGGTTCTATTTGCCCGTTATTGCCTTGTAGATCTTCCTTACCTGCCCGGCGGTGAGATCCCGCTCCCCTGCATTATTTACGATCCAGGTGGCTATATTTTCCCTGGCCGCATGGCCAGCCTGGCTGGCCATGCGGGATACCGCCTCATCACTGCTGTATCTGCCGGAATCAACGAGCCTTGAAATTCGCACCTGATCCGGCGCAGTGACCAGCACAACTCCACTGTAGTCCCTGGAGCGCCCCCCCTCTGCAAGAAGGGGGATCTCCACCACCACCACAGCTTCCGCATTTTGGCGGCAAATACGATCAACAAGTTCTTTTTCGGCAGCCCTGATCAAAGGGTGGAGGATCGCCTCCAGGGTGGATCGTGCCTGGGGGTCGTCAAAGACTTTCTGCGCCATCTGCCTGCGGCGAAGACGGCCTTCACTGTCAAAAAACTCTGAACCGAACTCCTCTTCCAGAAGCCGTGCTCCCTCGGACCCCGGCGTGACAACTTGCCTGGCAAGTTCGTCAGCATCGATGCCAAAGGCCCCCATCTCCTCGAACATCTGCCGGACCGTCGACTTGCCGGAACCGATACCGCCTGTGATCGCGATCACGGGCATTGAAAAGCCTTTGGCCCGTCAGAATGGGGAAGGAGGAAGGAGGAAGGGGGAGGCAAGGCCTCAGAAGAACCTTTCCAATTTCCACTTTCAGCTTTCCACTTCACAATATTTTTCCTTCTGGACTCCATGACATATCTATACTAGATTACCAGACCACCTCTTTGCAATCTTATCAGGGGAATCGGATGCACCAGTCCAGAACAAGGAACATCGTGCTTATTTCTTTAACTGTGGCCCTGACCACGGCCGGGGCGTATCTGAGAATTCCTGTGGGTCCGGTACCCATAAGCCTTCAGACCCTCTTTGTTTTCCTTTCAGGAGCCCTGCTGGGACCCTGGCTCGGGGCTGTCGCCATGGGTTCCTACATCATACTCGGGCTCATCGGGCTGCCGCTTTTCACAGGGGGAGGAGGGCCGCAATACATTTTCTCCCCCACCTTCGGGTTTCTGCTTTCCTTTCCTGTAAGCGCCATGGCCGTTGGGTTGATCCTCAAGGCCCCGGAGGGTGTTCAAAGCCGGAGTATGGGCCGAAAGCTGCTTGCCGTAACCATTGGAGCCGGGGTTGTCTATCTGGTGGGGGTTCCCTGGCTGGGACTGAACCTGTACCTGGTACAAGGGAAAAAGGTCAGCGCCCAGGCCCTTCTTATGATGGGAATGGTTCCTTTTTTGCCAGGGGACATTCTCAAGATATTCCTTTCCGCGTGGTTCATCGGACCTGTTGGAAGAACCCTCAACCAGATCCGGAACCGATAAGGGCTGAAACAGGCTGCCAGAAACTTTCCACCGCTCCCCCAATCACTTCAAGCACCTCGTCGTGGGTCGTCCCCTGCCTCCCTGCCCGGTTAGCCACCACTGCCACACCAACACACCGCACTTTGGTGCCAGCCAGGGCAAGGGCCTCTAATACGGTCGACATGCATACGATATCTGCTCCCATGGTTTCCAGAACCCTCACCTCTGCGGGAGTTTCATAGGAAGGTCCCTTCACACCGGCCAGAACCCCCTGCTTGAAACCCCGTTCCCTCAGAAACCTTAAATGTTGGCGATCGTACAGGCCGGACACATCCGGGAACCGTCCAGCCCCCCTGTGTGGATCCTCTCCTGTGAGGTTGAGCTGGTCCTTGACCACAACCCCGTCCCCGGGTGCAAGGTCCTGATACACAGACCCCACGGCGGTCGTCAGCACCATGCCGGTGATTCCCATTGATTCCATTATGCGTACCGGTTCCACTGTCTGTATCGCCGAAAACCCCTCGTAGAGATGCAGGCGCCCAACAGCTACCACAACAGGTTTTCCACCCACCCGGCCAGCCGTAAAGTAACCGGTGTGGCCTGGAGCTGTTGCCGGGGGCACACCGTCAACATCCCCGAAGGGCACCTTTTCCCCTGGTGACAGGTGATCCACCCAGACATCGAAACCGCTTCCCAGTACCATCCCCCACTCAGGCCCGGGATCACCCCCCGCGCCGGCGCCAAAAAGCAGTTCTTTCAACTCTTCCCTGTTCACAACCGCGGTCTCCTCGTATAGGCTCCGTCAAAAAAGGTGTCATCGAAGAAATGATAGATCTCGGCGAGAAATCCCGTGTAGTAGTTCACGAGTATGAGAAAAATCAATGATACCACAATAGCGCAATAGAAGATGACGATGGCCTCCCCCCGGCTGGCCTCAATGCGCGGGGCCAGGAAGCGGGTGATGAAGAACCATACCAGCGTCCCGAGGAAGACGAGGTATCCTATAAAGAACCCGAAGGTCATGAAATACAGCATGGCTTAAGAGCTTATTCTCCCTGTCAAAAGTTGATGACTTCGCAAAAAGTCATCAACGCGCCCCGAGGGGGGCGCCCGGATCAATGACTGTCGATATAAGCCATTGATCCGTGAGGAAAGTGAAAACCGCGCTTTTCACTTTCCGAGGAGCAAAAAGCCGATAACGGACTTTTTGCGACCCTGCCAAAGTTGTTCACAAGTGAATGGGTTTTCAACTTGTCAGGATATGAGAATAGGGAGAGGGAAGCAAGTGCGGAAGTAATGAGTGAAGTGCTGAAGTACCCAGTACCCAGTACCCAGTACCCAGGAGCCAGGAGTCAGCACACAGCACGCAGAATGGAAGGCGAAGTTTGTCTAAAAGCGGGAATAATCAACTTATCGCAGCGCAATCGGCTGAAGGCTGTTACACGGGTTGACGTTTTTTGATTTTCCCAGACACTAGACCCTAGACACCGGACACTGTGTTTTAGATTCCCTCTCTACACCCTGCACTCTACACTCTGGACTTTGGACTTTGGACTTTGGACCAGAAAACATAAAAAAAGTCCGGCAGTAAGCCGGACCCTTTGTTTTCTGGTCGGGATGGCGAGATTTGAACTCGCGGCCTCATGGTCCCGAACCATGCGCGCTACCAAGCTGCGCCACATCCCGGAAGTTGCGTATTATAAACACCAAACTATAAAAGTCAAAAATTTCCGGTGTTTATAATACGCTGTGTCTGGATTCTGTTGTCTGGTGTCTGGCGCTACAAGCCCTTTGCTTTTTCTAGACTCTAGAAGCTAGACACTAGACACTTTTCAAGTTGCCCTTCATGAGGACGCCCCGCTTAACGGGGCGCCTTATCATTTGAGATCTGGGATCTGCGATTATTTTTTCCCTGCAACTTGAACACGTATTATCGCCTTCTCCAGTCTCACCTTGGCCTCCTCGTACTCAGTGTCTTCCTTGCCTGAGGTGAGGATCTTCTCGGCTGCCTCCCGGGCGGTCTGGGCCCGGCTCAGGTCGATCTCGGTGGCCTTTTCAGCTGTTTCGGCCAGGACCTTGACGTTATCACTTGTAACTTCGACATATCCCCACGAAACGGCCAGATGCTCTTCGGCATTGCCTTTTTTATAGGTGAGCACCCCCACCTTCAGGGCCGTGAGAAAGGGAATGTGGCCGTGCAGGACACCGAACTCGCCCTCTATCCCGGGCAGTACCACCTCGTCCACCTCTTCGGAAACAACGATCCTTTCAGGTGTGACGATCTCCAGTCTTATTTTATCTGTGCTTACATCTGCCATAGTTTATTTCCGATCAAGCGGCCGATTCGGCCATCTTTTTGCCCTGCTCAATAGCCTCTTCGATGGTGCCAA comes from bacterium and encodes:
- a CDS encoding sensor domain-containing diguanylate cyclase; translation: MDSQSELDLIRAILEKVNTTSNSEKTLGFALQGIQDSFKCLAAAIILVDARAESFKVVTARGWGYEFLKKFHTSPFQGLVKEMATHWEPILIARNDSRKNTDGYIFQHDFNTLLALPLSIRGKPAGLFYLSWGEEVVVDEELRKRLTDMARLCTLILDHGSLDDKVFSMTNIDPLTGLFSFKFWHEELHREIMRAEKLKSCVAMMMINLNRFKEFNTMYGHVKGDDLLVEVSEAINSQLGKLDVPCRVGAKWYVLLVGDDEQAAKSLAERIIKSFGILSSGGSSDLNLSIGLSVYRAGEEEKTLIERVEGALLEARRMGANSCQIR
- the coaE gene encoding dephospho-CoA kinase (Dephospho-CoA kinase (CoaE) performs the final step in coenzyme A biosynthesis.), translated to MPVIAITGGIGSGKSTVRQMFEEMGAFGIDADELARQVVTPGSEGARLLEEEFGSEFFDSEGRLRRRQMAQKVFDDPQARSTLEAILHPLIRAAEKELVDRICRQNAEAVVVVEIPLLAEGGRSRDYSGVVLVTAPDQVRISRLVDSGRYSSDEAVSRMASQAGHAARENIATWIVNNAGERDLTAGQVRKIYKAITGK
- a CDS encoding biotin transporter BioY; its protein translation is MHQSRTRNIVLISLTVALTTAGAYLRIPVGPVPISLQTLFVFLSGALLGPWLGAVAMGSYIILGLIGLPLFTGGGGPQYIFSPTFGFLLSFPVSAMAVGLILKAPEGVQSRSMGRKLLAVTIGAGVVYLVGVPWLGLNLYLVQGKKVSAQALLMMGMVPFLPGDILKIFLSAWFIGPVGRTLNQIRNR
- a CDS encoding DUF1385 domain-containing protein: MMRAPRTMTVAVRKPTGEISVMKETLNLLSDHWAFLKWPVLRGTVSLFGTLLLGIRALNYSAQEALEEDEGEIGPWAMAGTIAAAFALAISLFLLLPLWATRLMETYFHWVAGQWAFNTVDGILRLVVFFLYLGAITMARDIRRVFQYHGAEHMSIYAMEAGEELTVENAKKHSPMHPRCGTSFLLIVMVLSIVVFAQIPQIWPLWAKALARVVLIPLIAGLSYEMLKLGDRYRHVSVFKLILIPGLAMQRLTTRKPTDDQIEVALVALREALAAEEEEGS
- the rho gene encoding transcription termination factor Rho, translated to MDLTELKEMSIGELTKLATKEFKIEGVSGMRKQDLIFAMLQAQAEKNKSIYGSGVLEILPDGFGFLRSPDSNYLPGPDDIYVSPSQIRRFVMRTGDTVTGEIRPPKEGERYFALLKVEGLNFESPEAAKDKILFDNLTPLHPDERIHLEPKDPRNFSMRIMDLITPIGKGQRGLIVAPPRTGKTMLLQSIANSISENHPEIFLIVLLIDERPEEVTDMLRSVNGEVVSSTFDEPATRHVQVSEMVIEKAKRLVEHGKDVVVLLDSITRLARAYNTVQPPSGKVLSGGVDSNALHRPKRFFGAARNIEEGGSLTIIATALVDTGSRMDEVIFEEFKGTGNMELHLDRRPVEKRIYPAIDVSKSGTRKEEHIVSEEELNRIWILHKVLASMSVVDSLEFLLDKLNGTKNNQEFFDMMSE
- the rpmE gene encoding 50S ribosomal protein L31 — protein: MKKDLHPEYKEATFKCACGASYETGSTIDSKTVDICSNCHPFYTGKQKILDAAGRVEKFKRRYEQK
- a CDS encoding purine-nucleoside phosphorylase → MNREELKELLFGAGAGGDPGPEWGMVLGSGFDVWVDHLSPGEKVPFGDVDGVPPATAPGHTGYFTAGRVGGKPVVVAVGRLHLYEGFSAIQTVEPVRIMESMGITGMVLTTAVGSVYQDLAPGDGVVVKDQLNLTGEDPHRGAGRFPDVSGLYDRQHLRFLRERGFKQGVLAGVKGPSYETPAEVRVLETMGADIVCMSTVLEALALAGTKVRCVGVAVVANRAGRQGTTHDEVLEVIGGAVESFWQPVSALIGSGSG
- a CDS encoding F0F1 ATP synthase subunit epsilon; its protein translation is MADVSTDKIRLEIVTPERIVVSEEVDEVVLPGIEGEFGVLHGHIPFLTALKVGVLTYKKGNAEEHLAVSWGYVEVTSDNVKVLAETAEKATEIDLSRAQTAREAAEKILTSGKEDTEYEEAKVRLEKAIIRVQVAGKK